In one Parvibaculum sp. genomic region, the following are encoded:
- a CDS encoding hydantoinase B/oxoprolinase family protein — translation MTDIDMPDNRWDFWIDRGGTFTDILGRAPDGRLTARKLLSENPEHYEDAALQGIRDLLGVAAGAALPAGRIGAVKMGTTVATNALLERKGERTLFLTTRGFADALAIGYQARPHLFRLKIEKPELLYARVAEVGERVTAEGEVLAPLDRDGTRAELQAAFKAGIRAVAICFMHGYRYPAHENEAAAIARETGFTQVSVGHKASPLIKFVARGDTTVVDAYLSPLLRHYVDGVAREIGADDKETRLFFMQSSGALTDAALFEGKDAILSGPAGGVVGAAATAAEAGFTRVIGFDMGGTSTDVSHFGGEYERSFETEVAGVRMRVPMMRIHTVAAGGGSILHYEDGRFQVGPDSASANPGPACYRRGGPLAVTDANVMLGKLQPDLFPPIFGPAQNEPLDADAVRKRFAELAARIGGRTPEEVAEGFLRVAVENMANAIKKISVERGHDVTAYTLSCFGGAGGQHACLVAGALGMKTIHIHPFSGLLSAYGIGLARIAATQARAVIQPFDEELAAELDGTIAELTGDVLAELAAQGVDTARANMRTILHLRYDGSDTTLPSDFTDRDRQAAIEHFEAAHRAQFGFSFEGRTVMLEAVEVSAEDASRPHRENENPARASGAPEPHDRRRIHTGGEWRAANIYMRSALTAGHEMNGPAIIVEPNQTIVIEPGWRAEVTAKDHIVMRRVEPLPVRTAIGTGADPVMLEIFNNRFMSIAEQMGAALQNTASSVNIKERLDFSCAVFDRAGGLVSNAPHMPVHLGSMGASVRAVIEQNPDMGSGDVFVLNAPYNGGTHLPDVTVVAPVYDAANETRLFYVAARGHHADIGGITPGSMPAHSRNVEEEGVLIDNFRIVERGRLREEELRRLLTGGKYPARNPEQNIADLRAQIAACEKGARELRRMVAEFGLDVVEAYMTHVQDNAEENVRRVIGRLKEASFEQKMDDGSVIRVAVSVDREARTARIDFTGTSAERATNLNAPSAVARAAVLYVFRCMVDDDIPLNEGCLKPIEIVIPEGSMLAPRYPAAVVGGNVETSQAVTDALFAAFGAMASAQGTMNNLTFGNDRHQYYETIAGGAGAGPDFNGADAVQTHMTNSRLTDPEVLEWRFPVLLEEFSIRRGSGGNGKHKGGDGAVRVIRFREKMSLSILSTRRVVAPFGLMGGEDAATGENYIRRASGAMERLDGSAQAELDAGDAVIVRTPGGGGFGKG, via the coding sequence ATGACGGACATCGACATGCCCGACAACCGATGGGATTTCTGGATCGACCGGGGCGGCACCTTCACCGACATCCTTGGCCGCGCGCCGGACGGCCGCCTGACGGCAAGGAAGCTGCTCTCCGAGAACCCGGAGCACTACGAGGATGCGGCGCTGCAGGGCATTCGCGACCTGCTGGGCGTGGCGGCGGGCGCAGCCTTGCCGGCCGGCCGCATCGGCGCGGTCAAGATGGGAACGACGGTCGCGACCAATGCGCTGCTCGAACGCAAGGGCGAGCGCACGCTCTTCCTGACCACGCGCGGCTTTGCCGATGCACTCGCCATCGGCTATCAGGCCCGGCCGCATCTCTTCCGGCTGAAGATCGAAAAGCCCGAACTTCTCTACGCGCGCGTCGCGGAGGTCGGAGAGCGCGTCACCGCCGAAGGCGAGGTGCTGGCGCCGCTGGACCGCGACGGGACACGCGCCGAATTGCAAGCGGCATTTAAGGCGGGCATTCGCGCCGTCGCAATCTGCTTCATGCATGGCTACCGCTACCCGGCGCATGAAAACGAGGCCGCCGCCATCGCGCGCGAAACCGGCTTCACGCAGGTTTCGGTGGGCCACAAGGCGAGCCCGCTGATCAAATTCGTCGCGCGCGGCGACACGACGGTCGTCGACGCCTATCTCTCGCCCTTGCTGCGCCACTATGTCGATGGCGTGGCGCGCGAGATCGGCGCCGACGACAAGGAAACGCGGCTTTTCTTCATGCAGTCGTCGGGCGCGTTGACCGACGCGGCATTGTTCGAGGGCAAGGACGCAATCCTGTCCGGCCCTGCGGGTGGCGTGGTCGGCGCGGCGGCGACGGCGGCGGAAGCGGGGTTTACCCGCGTCATCGGCTTCGACATGGGCGGCACCTCGACCGACGTGTCGCATTTCGGCGGCGAATACGAACGGAGCTTCGAGACCGAGGTTGCGGGCGTACGCATGCGCGTGCCGATGATGCGCATTCACACGGTGGCGGCCGGCGGCGGCTCGATCCTCCATTATGAAGACGGACGCTTTCAAGTGGGTCCGGACTCGGCGAGCGCCAACCCCGGCCCCGCCTGCTACCGGCGCGGTGGGCCGCTGGCCGTCACCGACGCCAATGTGATGCTGGGGAAACTGCAACCCGATCTCTTCCCGCCGATCTTCGGCCCAGCGCAAAACGAGCCGCTGGACGCCGATGCGGTGCGCAAACGCTTTGCCGAGCTTGCCGCACGCATCGGCGGACGAACGCCGGAAGAAGTGGCCGAAGGTTTTCTGCGCGTCGCCGTCGAAAACATGGCCAACGCCATCAAGAAAATTTCGGTGGAACGCGGCCATGACGTGACGGCCTATACGCTTTCCTGTTTCGGCGGCGCCGGCGGCCAGCATGCCTGCCTCGTTGCGGGTGCGCTGGGCATGAAGACCATACATATTCATCCTTTCTCGGGCCTGCTGTCGGCCTATGGCATCGGTCTGGCGCGCATTGCCGCCACGCAGGCGCGCGCCGTGATTCAGCCCTTCGACGAAGAATTGGCGGCGGAACTCGACGGGACGATTGCCGAACTGACCGGGGACGTGCTGGCGGAACTCGCGGCGCAGGGCGTCGATACGGCACGCGCGAACATGCGGACGATCCTGCATCTGCGCTATGACGGCAGCGACACGACGCTGCCGTCCGACTTCACGGATCGCGACCGGCAGGCCGCCATCGAACATTTCGAGGCGGCGCATCGCGCGCAATTCGGTTTCAGTTTCGAGGGCCGGACCGTCATGTTGGAAGCGGTTGAAGTATCCGCCGAAGACGCGAGCCGCCCGCACCGCGAGAACGAGAATCCGGCGCGGGCAAGCGGCGCGCCCGAACCGCATGACAGGCGGCGCATCCATACCGGCGGCGAATGGCGCGCGGCAAACATCTATATGCGGTCGGCGCTGACGGCCGGCCATGAAATGAACGGGCCCGCGATTATCGTCGAGCCGAACCAGACAATCGTCATCGAGCCCGGCTGGCGCGCCGAGGTGACGGCGAAGGATCACATCGTGATGCGCCGGGTCGAGCCCCTGCCCGTACGCACGGCCATCGGCACCGGCGCCGATCCGGTGATGCTCGAGATTTTCAACAACCGCTTCATGTCGATTGCCGAACAGATGGGCGCGGCGCTGCAGAACACGGCCTCGTCGGTCAACATCAAGGAGCGGCTGGATTTTTCCTGCGCGGTTTTCGACCGCGCGGGCGGCCTCGTGTCGAACGCGCCGCATATGCCGGTGCATCTGGGCTCGATGGGCGCCAGCGTGCGCGCCGTGATCGAACAGAACCCCGATATGGGCTCCGGCGACGTCTTCGTGCTGAATGCGCCTTACAATGGCGGCACGCATCTGCCGGACGTGACGGTCGTTGCGCCGGTTTACGACGCGGCGAATGAGACCCGGCTCTTCTATGTCGCGGCGCGCGGCCACCATGCCGATATCGGCGGCATTACGCCGGGCTCGATGCCCGCGCATTCGCGCAATGTCGAGGAAGAAGGCGTGCTGATCGACAATTTCCGCATTGTCGAGCGCGGGCGCCTGCGTGAAGAAGAGCTGCGCCGCCTGCTGACAGGCGGCAAATATCCGGCGCGCAATCCCGAACAGAACATCGCCGATCTCCGCGCCCAGATCGCGGCTTGCGAAAAAGGCGCGCGGGAATTGCGCCGCATGGTCGCCGAATTCGGGCTCGATGTCGTCGAGGCCTACATGACCCATGTGCAGGACAATGCCGAGGAAAATGTGCGCCGCGTGATCGGCCGGCTGAAGGAAGCAAGCTTCGAACAGAAGATGGACGACGGCTCGGTCATTCGCGTGGCCGTCAGCGTCGACCGCGAGGCCCGCACCGCGCGGATCGACTTCACCGGCACAAGCGCCGAACGCGCCACCAATCTCAACGCGCCGTCCGCCGTCGCCCGCGCCGCTGTGCTCTATGTTTTCCGCTGCATGGTGGATGACGACATTCCGCTCAACGAAGGTTGCCTGAAGCCCATCGAGATCGTCATTCCCGAAGGCTCGATGCTCGCGCCCCGCTATCCCGCCGCCGTCGTCGGCGGCAATGTCGAGACGAGCCAGGCGGTGACGGACGCGCTCTTTGCCGCTTTCGGCGCGATGGCCTCGGCGCAGGGCACGATGAACAATTTGACCTTCGGCAACGACCGCCACCAGTATTACGAGACGATTGCCGGCGGCGCGGGCGCCGGCCCCGATTTCAACGGCGCCGACGCCGTGCAGACGCATATGACGAATTCGCGGCTGACCGACCCGGAAGTTCTCGAATGGCGCTTCCCGGTGCTGCTCGAAGAGTTTTCCATCCGCCGCGGCTCGGGCGGCAACGGCAAACACAAAGGTGGCGACGGCGCGGTGCGCGTCATCCGCTTCCGCGAAAAGATGAGCCTGTCGATCCTTTCGACGCGCCGCGTCGTTGCGCCTTTCGGATTGATGGGCGGCGAGGACGCGGCGACGGGCGAGAATTATATCCGCCGCGCCAGCGGCGCGATGGAACGGCTCGACGGTTCGGCGCAAGCCGAACTCGACGCCGGCGATGCGGTGATCGTCAGGACGCCGGGCGGCGGCGGCTTCGGCAAAGGCTGA
- a CDS encoding carboxymuconolactone decarboxylase family protein: MTARIEPAARPYDDDMEKTLERLMPPGVEPLVLFRTLARNPRVFRRFMAGGLLDKGTLSLREREIVIDRACARCGGEYEWGVHIAFFGARAGFGPAEIAATVAPGADAECWNANEKLIVRLVDRLHDTSTVDDALWTALKAAFSDEQLLEMIVLAGLYHMVSFVVNATRLPLEDYAARFPRTAA, from the coding sequence ATGACAGCCCGGATCGAACCTGCCGCAAGGCCCTACGACGACGACATGGAGAAGACGCTGGAAAGGCTGATGCCGCCCGGCGTCGAGCCGCTGGTGCTTTTCCGCACGCTGGCCCGCAATCCGCGGGTCTTCCGGCGCTTTATGGCGGGCGGGCTCCTCGACAAGGGGACGCTCTCGCTGCGCGAGCGCGAAATCGTCATCGATCGCGCCTGCGCGCGGTGTGGCGGCGAATATGAATGGGGCGTGCATATCGCTTTTTTCGGCGCGCGCGCGGGTTTCGGACCGGCGGAAATCGCCGCCACGGTAGCGCCGGGCGCGGATGCCGAATGCTGGAATGCGAACGAAAAACTCATCGTCCGGCTGGTCGACCGGTTGCACGACACGAGCACGGTCGACGACGCGCTGTGGACGGCGCTCAAGGCCGCGTTCAGCGACGAGCAATTGCTCGAGATGATCGTTCTTGCCGGGCTCTACCACATGGTCTCGTTCGTGGTGAACGCGACGCGGCTGCCGCTCGAGGATTACGCCGCGCGTTTTCCGCGAACCGCTGCCTGA
- a CDS encoding helix-turn-helix domain-containing protein, which yields MTKPPKTAPRPGHRVRGSATGRPVMVLLDLLGRRWVLRILWELRGEPLTFRALQAACGGLSPSVLNARLAELRDNLIVEQRPDEGYALTRQGRELLTQLAPLTAWSEKWAKSLG from the coding sequence ATGACGAAACCGCCGAAAACCGCCCCCCGTCCCGGCCACCGCGTCCGCGGCTCGGCGACCGGCCGCCCGGTCATGGTCCTGCTCGACCTTCTGGGGCGGCGCTGGGTCTTGCGCATCCTTTGGGAACTACGCGGCGAACCGCTGACCTTCCGCGCCTTGCAGGCGGCCTGCGGCGGTCTTTCGCCGAGTGTCCTGAACGCCCGCCTCGCCGAACTGCGCGACAACCTGATCGTCGAACAGCGTCCCGACGAGGGCTATGCGCTGACACGGCAAGGGCGCGAACTGCTCACGCAACTCGCGCCCCTGACGGCCTGGTCCGAAAAATGGGCCAAATCGCTCGGCTGA
- the metF gene encoding methylenetetrahydrofolate reductase [NAD(P)H] — MSGDATREKRERTRVSFEFFPPKTPEMEQTLWRSIRRLEPLQPEFVSVTYGAGGSTRERTHATVKRILDETTLEPVAHLTCVGATRAEVNDVIRAYWDAGIRHIVALRGDMPELGAPYRPHPEGYQSTPELIAAIRKIGDFDVIVSAYPEKHPESVSLDADIELLKKKVDAGATRAITQFVFDTEKHVRFLEKTQKAGISVPIVPGIMPTTNFKGTKRMAERCGASIPQWLEDYYIGLDDELETRKLIAAYVAAEQVNRLRAYGFDRFHFYTLNQADLTFAICHVLGLRPQAALTPAEPA; from the coding sequence ATGAGCGGTGATGCAACCAGGGAAAAGCGGGAACGGACACGCGTTTCGTTCGAATTTTTTCCGCCCAAGACGCCGGAGATGGAGCAGACGCTGTGGCGTTCGATCCGGCGTCTCGAGCCGCTGCAGCCGGAATTCGTTTCCGTGACCTATGGCGCCGGCGGTTCGACGCGCGAACGCACGCATGCAACGGTGAAGCGCATTCTCGACGAGACGACGCTCGAACCCGTCGCACATCTCACCTGCGTCGGCGCGACGCGCGCGGAGGTGAACGATGTCATTCGCGCCTATTGGGACGCGGGTATTCGGCATATCGTGGCGCTGCGCGGCGACATGCCCGAGCTCGGCGCACCCTATCGGCCGCATCCGGAAGGCTATCAGTCGACACCGGAACTCATTGCCGCGATCCGCAAGATCGGCGATTTCGATGTCATCGTCTCGGCCTATCCGGAAAAGCATCCGGAATCCGTTTCGCTCGATGCCGACATCGAGTTGCTGAAAAAGAAGGTCGATGCCGGTGCGACACGGGCCATCACGCAGTTCGTGTTCGACACGGAGAAGCATGTCCGTTTTCTGGAGAAAACACAGAAGGCCGGAATTTCGGTGCCGATCGTTCCGGGCATCATGCCGACGACCAATTTCAAGGGCACGAAGCGGATGGCGGAGCGCTGCGGCGCCAGCATTCCACAATGGCTGGAAGATTATTACATCGGACTCGACGATGAGCTCGAGACCCGCAAGCTGATCGCCGCCTATGTCGCGGCCGAACAGGTGAACCGGTTGCGCGCCTACGGCTTCGACCGGTTCCATTTCTATACGCTCAACCAGGCGGATCTCACCTTCGCGATCTGCCATGTGCTGGGCTTGCGTCCGCAGGCGGCATTGACGCCGGCGGAACCCGCGTGA
- a CDS encoding metalloregulator ArsR/SmtB family transcription factor, producing MEQLLAGLRAAGEPTRLRLLALLARGELTVTELTQILRQSQPRVSRHLKLLCEAGLLERFREGSWVFYRLASGGAVAALAEVLTGLIPQEDIVIARDCERLEAVRTARAEKAAAYFRANADEWNRIRSLYVPEDKVEQAMVDLGAAGEMEAVADLGTGTGRMLELFGPKARSGIGIDLSPEMLALARAQLARPELAHCSVRQGDLYDLPMQDATVDLVTLHMVLHYLDDPAASIAEAARVLKPGGRLLIADFAPHELDFLRESHAHRRLGFGEDEVTAWLSEAGLDVGETRHLPPTGGEDAKLTVSIWVADKPGKRARQTERHIEYEGATR from the coding sequence ATGGAACAGCTTCTGGCAGGTTTGAGGGCGGCCGGTGAGCCGACGCGGTTGCGTCTGCTGGCGCTGCTGGCCCGTGGCGAACTGACGGTCACCGAGCTGACGCAGATTTTGCGGCAGAGCCAGCCGCGCGTCAGCCGTCATCTCAAGCTGTTGTGCGAGGCCGGACTTCTCGAACGGTTTCGGGAGGGGAGCTGGGTTTTCTACCGTCTGGCCAGCGGCGGCGCGGTGGCGGCTCTTGCCGAGGTGTTGACGGGATTGATTCCGCAGGAAGACATCGTGATCGCACGCGATTGCGAACGTCTGGAAGCGGTGCGGACGGCGCGCGCGGAAAAGGCTGCCGCATATTTTCGCGCCAATGCCGATGAGTGGAACCGGATTCGTTCGCTTTATGTGCCGGAAGACAAGGTCGAGCAGGCGATGGTGGATCTCGGCGCCGCCGGCGAGATGGAGGCGGTCGCGGATCTCGGCACGGGCACCGGACGGATGCTCGAACTTTTCGGACCGAAGGCCAGAAGCGGCATCGGTATCGATCTCAGCCCGGAAATGCTTGCGCTTGCCCGCGCGCAGCTTGCACGACCCGAGCTCGCACATTGCTCGGTGCGCCAGGGCGACCTCTACGACCTGCCGATGCAGGACGCGACGGTCGATCTCGTGACGCTGCACATGGTGCTGCACTATCTGGACGATCCGGCGGCCTCGATCGCCGAGGCGGCGCGGGTTCTGAAACCGGGCGGCCGTTTGCTGATCGCCGATTTTGCGCCGCACGAACTCGATTTTTTGCGCGAGAGCCATGCGCACCGGCGATTGGGATTTGGCGAGGACGAAGTGACGGCATGGCTTTCGGAGGCCGGCCTCGATGTCGGCGAGACAAGACATCTGCCGCCGACAGGTGGCGAAGACGCAAAACTGACGGTCTCGATCTGGGTTGCCGACAAACCGGGGAAGCGGGCGCGACAGACCGAACGCCATATCGAATATGAAGGAGCGACGCGATGA
- a CDS encoding VacJ family lipoprotein has product MADNRLRATRRQRLMGAVIAFAMLGGAPALAADADGENDPLEPMNRYFFELNIFFDTILLKPVATWYDGVVPRPGRDGIRNFLDNLRSPVILANDLLQGEWDRAGTTASRFGINTTVGVLGLFDPASRWGMKQHSEDFGQTLAVWGTGEGPYLFLPVLGPAPPRDLTGFVVDQAFDPLTYIYWDRPKTVPVTRFVVNGVDQRARSLTTLDQIERTSVDYYATVRNLYRQSRANEISNGETDYDALPDIDYLTFDTNEPDTAGM; this is encoded by the coding sequence ATGGCGGACAACAGACTTCGTGCGACAAGACGGCAGCGGCTGATGGGCGCGGTCATCGCATTCGCGATGCTCGGCGGCGCACCGGCGCTGGCGGCCGACGCGGACGGCGAGAACGACCCGCTCGAGCCGATGAACCGCTACTTCTTCGAACTCAACATCTTCTTCGACACGATCCTGCTGAAGCCGGTCGCCACCTGGTATGACGGCGTCGTGCCGCGACCGGGCCGCGACGGCATCCGCAATTTCCTCGACAATCTGAGAAGCCCGGTGATCCTCGCCAACGACCTGTTGCAAGGCGAATGGGACCGCGCCGGCACGACCGCGAGCCGCTTCGGCATCAACACGACGGTCGGCGTGCTCGGCCTTTTCGACCCGGCCTCGCGCTGGGGGATGAAGCAGCACAGCGAGGATTTCGGCCAGACGCTTGCGGTCTGGGGAACGGGCGAAGGCCCCTACCTCTTCCTGCCGGTTCTCGGCCCCGCCCCGCCCCGCGACCTGACCGGCTTCGTCGTCGACCAGGCCTTCGACCCGCTGACTTATATCTATTGGGATCGCCCGAAGACGGTGCCCGTCACACGCTTCGTGGTGAACGGCGTCGACCAGCGCGCCCGCAGCCTGACGACGCTCGACCAGATCGAACGCACCTCCGTCGACTATTACGCGACGGTGCGCAATCTCTACCGGCAGAGCCGGGCAAACGAGATTTCCAATGGCGAAACCGATTACGATGCGCTGCCGGACATCGATTATCTCACTTTCGACACAAACGAACCGGACACTGCCGGCATGTAA
- a CDS encoding ABC transporter substrate-binding protein, with translation MSPHASMKTALASIALCATLALFQGPATAQAAGDPKAFVDGVAEQAIAIISDDAASTKQREEAFRDLLRENADLDRVAAFALGQYLRTPDDAQRAEYRELVETFIVKVYVTRLSDYNDEKLEITGAQKRGENQAIVKSEIRFTSGREPVTVDWWLIEKDGAYKIFDVNVVGIWLAQEQRSTFTTVIRNNGGRFDALLEHLRAQIGKAEKGDLSGIAQGG, from the coding sequence ATGTCGCCCCATGCTTCGATGAAGACCGCCCTCGCATCCATCGCGCTCTGCGCAACGCTGGCGCTTTTTCAGGGCCCCGCCACTGCGCAAGCCGCCGGCGACCCGAAAGCCTTTGTCGACGGCGTCGCCGAACAGGCCATCGCGATCATCAGCGACGACGCGGCAAGCACGAAGCAGCGCGAGGAAGCCTTCCGCGACCTGCTGCGCGAAAACGCCGACCTCGACCGCGTCGCCGCCTTCGCGCTCGGTCAATATCTGCGCACGCCCGACGACGCGCAGCGCGCCGAATATCGCGAACTGGTCGAGACCTTCATCGTCAAGGTCTATGTGACGCGCCTCTCCGACTACAACGACGAGAAGCTCGAAATAACCGGCGCGCAGAAGCGCGGCGAAAATCAGGCGATCGTCAAAAGCGAGATCCGCTTCACCAGCGGCCGCGAGCCCGTGACCGTCGATTGGTGGCTGATCGAGAAGGACGGCGCCTACAAGATTTTCGACGTCAATGTCGTCGGCATCTGGCTGGCCCAGGAGCAGCGCTCGACCTTCACGACCGTGATCCGCAACAATGGCGGCCGGTTCGACGCGCTCCTCGAACACCTCCGCGCCCAGATCGGCAAGGCCGAAAAGGGCGACCTCTCGGGCATCGCCCAGGGCGGCTAG
- a CDS encoding MFS transporter: MTFGKPMHRQVLLLATAQALFQTTAVLVMTIGALAGATVAPRPELATAPIAAMLLGTTLATVPASMLMARVGRRPGFILGALAGTAGGFAAAAGMWTGSLPLLAGGTFLVGVYQGFAQFYRFAASEVADADFRPRAISLVLAGGVAAAILGPALAQWGGPMLVPVYTGSFLLLALVSIVASVLLLGLNVPRPAPRAEGADGGRPLGAIVRQPAYAVALFGAATGGGVMILAMTATPLAMTHHHHHLSDTALVIQLHVLGMFLPSFFTGSLIARFGVLRIMLAGVALLAGHVTMSLSGTDFVSFASALVLLGVGWNFLYIGGTTLLTETYSDAEKGRAQAMNDMTVFGGSLLASLSAGALHQMLGWQTMNMLLLPWLGAAALALLWLTIRRRAVADIL, encoded by the coding sequence ATGACATTCGGCAAGCCCATGCACCGGCAGGTGCTGCTGCTGGCGACCGCGCAGGCGCTGTTCCAGACGACGGCCGTCCTTGTCATGACGATCGGCGCGCTGGCGGGCGCGACGGTGGCGCCGCGGCCGGAGCTTGCGACCGCGCCGATTGCCGCCATGCTGCTCGGCACGACGCTGGCGACCGTGCCGGCCTCGATGCTGATGGCGCGGGTGGGACGGCGGCCGGGCTTCATTCTCGGCGCGCTGGCAGGCACCGCAGGCGGGTTCGCGGCGGCGGCCGGCATGTGGACAGGCTCGCTGCCGCTGCTCGCAGGCGGGACTTTTCTGGTCGGCGTCTATCAGGGCTTCGCGCAGTTTTACCGCTTCGCGGCGTCGGAAGTCGCCGACGCGGATTTCCGGCCGCGCGCCATATCGCTGGTGCTGGCGGGCGGCGTCGCGGCGGCGATCCTCGGGCCGGCGCTGGCGCAATGGGGCGGGCCCATGCTGGTGCCGGTCTATACGGGCTCGTTCCTGCTGCTGGCGCTGGTGTCGATCGTCGCCTCCGTTCTTCTGCTCGGCCTCAACGTGCCGCGCCCGGCGCCGCGCGCCGAAGGTGCGGATGGCGGCCGCCCGCTCGGCGCCATTGTCCGGCAACCGGCCTATGCGGTGGCGCTGTTCGGCGCCGCGACCGGCGGCGGCGTGATGATCCTCGCGATGACGGCGACGCCGCTGGCGATGACCCATCACCATCATCATCTCTCCGACACCGCGCTGGTGATCCAGCTTCACGTGCTCGGCATGTTCCTGCCCTCCTTCTTCACCGGCTCGCTGATCGCGCGCTTCGGCGTGTTGCGCATCATGCTGGCGGGCGTCGCGCTGCTGGCGGGTCATGTGACGATGAGCCTGTCGGGAACCGATTTCGTTTCCTTCGCCTCGGCGCTGGTGCTGCTCGGCGTCGGCTGGAATTTTCTCTATATCGGCGGCACGACGCTTCTGACCGAAACCTACAGCGACGCCGAAAAGGGCCGCGCCCAGGCCATGAACGACATGACGGTGTTCGGCGGCAGCCTCCTCGCCTCGCTGAGCGCCGGGGCGCTGCATCAAATGCTGGGCTGGCAGACGATGAACATGCTGCTGCTCCCCTGGCTCGGCGCGGCGGCGCTGGCATTGCTCTGGCTGACGATCCGGCGGCGGGCCGTCGCCGATATTCTGTGA
- a CDS encoding PAS domain-containing protein, whose amino-acid sequence MGTDTSSGGTAAATKPPRSALSHAFEAAWSAIPRHGARIPDKADFRPERFARFLPDIYLVELSDDPQNRLPIRLAGNNIRDHLGVDVKGMNYADFVPPERHALAGATMPLMFADPPLGRWIRKDIIHRDGFREMIEMTQLPMLEAATGTRLVVGLIEGFGAELHGEGHFRFEDRDSELFFEPA is encoded by the coding sequence TTGGGCACGGATACTTCTTCGGGCGGCACGGCGGCGGCAACGAAGCCGCCGCGTTCGGCGTTGAGCCATGCGTTCGAGGCGGCGTGGTCGGCAATCCCGAGACACGGCGCGCGCATTCCCGACAAGGCCGATTTCCGGCCCGAACGCTTTGCGCGTTTTCTGCCCGACATCTATCTGGTCGAACTCAGCGACGATCCGCAGAACCGCCTGCCGATCCGGCTCGCTGGCAACAATATCCGCGATCACCTCGGCGTCGATGTGAAGGGCATGAACTATGCCGACTTCGTGCCGCCGGAACGCCACGCGCTGGCCGGCGCAACGATGCCGCTCATGTTCGCCGACCCGCCGCTCGGCCGCTGGATCCGCAAGGACATCATCCACCGCGACGGCTTTCGCGAGATGATCGAGATGACACAACTGCCGATGCTCGAGGCCGCGACCGGCACAAGGCTGGTGGTGGGGCTGATCGAGGGCTTCGGCGCCGAACTGCACGGCGAAGGCCATTTCCGCTTCGAGGATCGCGACAGCGAGCTGTTTTTCGAGCCGGCGTGA